One stretch of Eupeodes corollae chromosome 2, idEupCoro1.1, whole genome shotgun sequence DNA includes these proteins:
- the LOC129943976 gene encoding PHD finger protein rhinoceros — protein MSQRGKRGNNHRLESDPQPPPTKRRKGRPPNGSAALLGVAAATISKAVASTSNTNDNHVEGSNGGGGAGGGGAAAAASASSGLTLPPPLPMASAASTSHQLTSSSSSKLPSSSLSSNTAGGINSSGGTSSSVPWQARSVADIKISSIYNRSSTEAPAELYRKDLISAMKLPDSEPLASHEYLVVNDQWKQEWEKGVQVPVNPDSLPEPSVFVMQQPIVQPAHDFKLPKNRYLRITKDDSYNSELHYLTNVVALAENTCAYDIDQVDDVWLNLLNKERVLSGASPITSEQFERVIEELEVRCWEHIQVILKNEDGLGIEYDENVICDVCRSPDSEEANEMVFCDNCNICVHQACYGITAIPSGQWLCRTCSMDIKPGCVLCPNKGGAMKSTRSGKNWAHVSCALWIPEVSIGCVDRMEPITKISSIPQSRWALICVLCKERVGACIQCSVKTCKTAYHVTCAFQHGLEMRAIIEEGNAEDGVKLRSYCLKHSLGSKGKKGNQKSTNNNGLCSGGDDDDGRRRKSRKDMTSEERNQVRALRHQEVEAEFDKYVNVRDISCHLFECDEDAITSIYNYWKLKRKSRNNHELIPPKSEDVELIVRKQEQADLENHKLFVHLRQDLERVRNLCYMVSRREKLSRSLFRLREQIFYKQINVLTDETIINTIEYDENLTTAVTYANDGQSLYDRFYTSSNYQGDQSFLSLEHNRQKALGEGRSSRSNVASGAASSAAAAGSRASSSAANRKKSISPYKKINVNGAKAPRRNGGDGHRAASSGSQSSSSSTSSTGSTGSSSSSSSGSSASSASSASSASENESAKKKTSPAKQRKKQSYLCSVEMRQKRRKSSAAASTAAANLPASSSSDEEDKKQQSHKRPNNFLSQMQKELEKDKGALSSSNESEELVPLKNLDNTSKNANRKPNTQIYSDSDSSTSTSEEDKDKTESNISDYQTNVRTKAAMKEFTLQQSIQKQKKEAAAAKAKEDVASTKDNKDKEKTKTKTKETAKEHSRTESSNKDKKEEKISKKKGQEHSSKSAEKQKFASDLLVVPQRQAAKKASENMRSTNSYSAAVAVPTGVAPKKDSRDDRDSDRTQVPPTREKDKEKEKEKDREKDKDKDKDKEKEKEKEKDKEKDRDRDKPKESTSTNSSKLDEKTRPKEKDKEREKPTEKAVGKRGRPPKNSNKDESSSSKDIVSPRQEKVQPKAADSVSKSSSSSKITELPNSVKPPTDMTKNNILVAYVPQRQAAKKAAEQLKSGGVKNPTTDMVTDEKEVKDKEGKLKSPESNKKQPSASNESHVVKPRRLSKEMITKDTTKESVPTSRTIGTRRSKDSVSDIVKESEGKSTTQVSVPPPASSSDPDLDLPSVPDPDSVQEPVQKAVPIPISVPEPEKDPAPAHPSLEDEPQDKQAPELHETKLVPETTTSNEKQRTPEPIPSEISKLTPEEEIVHRPQTILSPSLTEKNRELSEKVGNRRSPVQNVNLTSTSESSSSSSSSCSSSSSDESEIEESRKPPTSRKLSKGSIGEKSTKKSSQDELPKSPTPSPSPLPVKSPRLSKPPNTSQSSTSSINGSRDSLQKEDPLPHRLSPTIPTEEHQPDSAPIVLDDDDDEEDNSKVKLSPEKDKKDDVLAPQTIEIEDDEITKTSPTSPNLEEEITQRKAELVSSTTIFNNTSTTSSLSTNQSKSHRNFGSLDKLLNKKEQELISNSSSAADERKSSISAGESASNIECETIMDELKEAPHAHEDQVDEERIPTPSIEEKCSRSIRIEDPDIIELDSNSEQSLKIDSNEPQTQDDEECGQDNSSEKPPQTPPAPSSSEESQKIFEQSPATPAAHHHHRTSSFDPTSEIHLLDNIPEPDDNEDEEDDDDDATAALPDFSFSQGPGMDCSGPVPKATHEAHKEDDSALTMNLVKKLRQSQSQKRNHNKCDDVPTDYGPPPTPAIPTTFPYNHHSDDMFQQKENSAPTKQIKDDSALPEDKPASDAPAMSQITNNNSSSLIVPFSENAINFLDKSITQPSLVQFPALQSSNDPQQQQQQQQQQQQQTHNILQDSVTVNDAGSMFLSDADMVDHKKKTPQATINNSDCFNKLTDFKEPDFVDLHVSKETSMDFTTNAESVYDENTRMQSPYMNASDKWNENDLIQTRRSVSTSPSSISESNDIPHQMLPTTKSNQQSQQHQQQQQQQQQQQQDCNMVNSQKTHFSGALDSFGSALSSQFNSIAQQNNSTQNMVNGIDVLGSSYDFGQQQQQQHQASHSQNQYNGPVSLFHAPPPHANVPNHMNQISFPTPGPVLFPTAGLAGNVPQNRASQSQQQSHQQSSSIFGGNRQNHQQDISASSFMTPMSSGNGGSGGGATFTSSSHNLALTAAIVSTSVATLDHNSPQNHQFNAASAQFNSLLELMPPTTNSNNKESPSKRTSARFSQQHQQQQQQHQQLQQTQQQQTQQHHQPQQQVLPRKSPQMHKSPGKSPRQMELLSKQLGPKSGKFEGQTTGRQRKNSARGTGTGRGRGRGRGRGGRLSSTTQIAPAIEYTNTHIVNNLVGTPYDFNYEEDMASSNMENLQSLRDRRRSFDCRGNMQQNTTPEQQKFSSPTYICKMRNSTQTTASNNCNNRQGDLKTPSANTISATNSDVAMLHNIVRPVLPGPVDMRTYSLDFEAQHSSASQEAYNNNLLGAFDSGTADQTLPDIDEEVEKEFQSALKASGTGIRLTQNSQPSNAPEVVMPAELQTSMETTSEEISIDSDTTNTKVSLSDSRNQLKLKIKGPLAYPDMYNSTNLSVQQSSAHVPVAQATIGSGSSSVGSGGTGIRRMRKKELLQYWGQKETNVDDTVGMTQSAENKTSSSDAMISRCVGIPKAVDSMLSIPTKEDYKSYNSTETVSKRKKGGSRELRQLDMSYDVAEGNPERRRSGCSTGSNLSVSNETGVKTTGKRRGRSKTLESEEEHTPKLKIKILKKSPVGGASAGISGPGASTNMRIVSCPPKKRHTSSYVIPSFEMLRRESMNYRKKVMADFGEDDEEKPTQVSAEKIEAPAHVSKKKSSKQKKEHKKKKKQDKHIQVIENNASDVAPKLIIRFGKRKIEEDVASDMGDVDSAKLSETSAPIVPIRLKLARNSDGGGYVIGNNQKKRLSDPNPDPSTDNTCESERLSGESSHASKSTNQPVPPLKLRTNFHSEQHAADINAGYSNSSNSSSTPPPSALHPHESDSAAKMAVDASLTDLSKATSTVTATSDTDSVSATATTMAAETGVGAGTGTGTMTVTENDCSLLPQNKDCEVR, from the exons TCCAAAAAACCGATATTTAAGAATAACTAAGGACGACTCCTATAATTCCGAATTACACTACCTAACAAATGTGGTAGCGTTAGCTGAAAATACCTGTGCCTACGACATCGACCAAGTCGATGATGTTTGGTTAAATTTACTTAATAAAGAAAGGGTCTTATCCGGTGCTTCTCCAATAACATCTGAGCAATTTGAACGTGTTATCGAAGAATTAGAG GTTCGATGTTGGGAACATATTCAAGTCATATTAAAAAACGAAGATGGCCTCGGTATTGAGTATGATGAGAATGTAATTTGTGATGTGTGTCGATCACCTGATTCAGAGGAGGCAAACGAAATGGTATTCTGTGATAATTGCAATATATGTGTGCACCAGGCGTGTTATGGTATTACGGCCATTCCATCAG GGCAATGGCTGTGCCGAACTTGTTCGATGGATATTAAGCCAGGTTGTGTGCTCTGTCCGAACAAGGGTGGCGCAATGAAATCAACAAGATCTGGTAAAAACTGGGCACATGTGTCATGTGCTCTATGGATACCGGAAGTTAGTATTGGGTGTGTGGATCGCATGGAACCAATAACAAAAATCTCAAGCATTCCACAAAGTCGATGGGCTTTGATTTGTGTATTGTGTAAAGAGCGTGTGGGAGCTTGCATACAATGTTCGGTGAAGACATGCAAGACAGCCTATCATGTTACTTGTGCATTTCAGCATGGACTAGAGATGCGGGCAATCATCGAAGAGGGTAACGCTGAGGATGGTGTAAAGCTGCGCTCGTACTGCTTAAAACACAGCTTGGGTAGCAAAGGCaaaaaaggaaaccaaaaaTCGACGAACAATAATGGACTGTGTTCAGGtggcgatgacgatgatggcCGCCGACGAAAGAGTCGGAAAGATATGACTTCAGAAGAACGGAATCAAGTACGAGCTCTTCGACATCAg gAAGTGGAAGCTGAATTTGACAAATATGTTAATGTCAGAGACATTAGCTGTCACCTCTTCGAGTGCGATGAAGATGCAATAACGAGCATTTATAATTACTGGAAATTAAAGCGAAAATCTCGTAACAACCACGAGCTAATTCCACCCAAATCTGAGGACGTAGAATTGATTGTCCGCAAACAAGAGCAAGCTGATCTGGAAAATCACAAATTGTTCGTGCATCTGCGCCAAGATCTGGAAAGAGTACGCAATCTCTGCTATATGGTTAGTCGAAGAGAAAAACTATCGCGTTCGTTATTTAGGTTGCgagagcaaatattttataagcaaATAAACGTGTTAACTGATGAAACAATCATTAACACGATAGAGTATGATGAAAATTTAACAACTGCTGTGACCTACGCAAACGATGGTCAATCTCTGTACGATAGGTTTTATACTAGCTCAAATTATCAAGGCGAccaatcatttttaagtttagaaCATAATAGGCAAAAGGCATTAGGGGAGGGTAGGAGTAGTAGGTCAAATGTAGCCTCAGGTGCCGCTAGCTCAGCGGCAGCGGCAGGTTCTAGAGCTTCTTCCTCGGCAGCAAATCGAAAGAAATCAATTTCTCCCTACAAGAAAATTAATGTTAACGGGGCTAAAGCGCCTCGTCGGAATGGTGGCGACGGTCATAGGGCGGCAAGTAGTGGTTCTcaatcatcgtcgtcgtcgactaGTTCGACGGGTTCAACGGGCTCTTCTTCATCGTCGTCTTCAGGTTCTTCGGCTTCCTCCGCGTCTTCTGCTTCGTCGGCAAGTGAAAATGAGTCagccaaaaagaaaacatcgcCAGCGAAACAACGTAAAAAGCAAAGCTACTTGTGTTCTGTCGAAATGCGACAAAAACGGCGAAAAAGTAGTGCTGCTGCTTCAACTGCTGCAGCTAATTTACCTGCGTCAAGTTCAAGCGACGAAGAGGATAAGAAACAACAATCGCATAAGCGACCAAACAATTTCCTATCTCAAATGCAGAAGGAGCTGGAAAAAGACAAAGGTGCTCTGTCCTCAAGCAATGAAAGTGAGGAATTGGTTCCGTTGAAGAATCTCGACAACACGAGTAAAAATGCCAATCGAAAACCTAACACACAAATTTACTCTGATAGTGACAGTTCCACGTCTACGTCGGAGGAAGATAAAGATAAAACCGAAAGCAATATAAGCGACTATCAAACAAACGTACGAACGAAGGCTGCCATGAAGGAATTTACTCTGCAGCAGtcgatacaaaaacaaaagaaggaagCAGCAGCTGCAAAAGCTAAAGAAGACGTTGCCAGCACAAAGGACAACAAAGATAAAGAGAagactaaaacaaaaactaaggaAACTGCAAAGGAACACTCGCGAACAGAAAGCTCGAACAaagacaaaaaagaagaaaagattaGCAAGAAGAAAGGCCAAGAGCATTCGTCAAAATCGGCTGAAAAGCAAAAGTTCGCCTCTGACTTGTTGGTGGTTCCGCAAAGGCAGGCGGCTAAGAAGGCATCGGAAAATATGCGTTCTACGAATAGTTATTCGGCAGCTGTGGCTGTTCCAACAGGTGTTGCGCCTAAGAAAGATTCTCGAGATGATCGTGATTCCGATCGCACGCAGGTCCCCCCAACACGTGAAAAAGATaaggaaaaagagaaagaaaaagacAGAGAAAAggataaagataaagataaggATAAggagaaagagaaagagaaagaaaaggATAAGGAAAAGGATAGGGACAGGGACAAACCAAAGGAAAGTACAAGCACTAACAGTAGTAAATTGGATGAGAAAACGCGTCCCAAAGAGAAAGACAAAGAACGGGAGAAACCGACTGAAAAAGCAGTTGGAAAACGTGGTAGACCTCCAAAGAATTCGAATAAGGATGAATCATCCTCATCGAAGGATATTGTCTCTCCGCGACAGGAGAAAGTGCAGCCGAAAGCAGCAGATAGTGTTTCAAAATCAAGCAGTAGCAGCAAGATAACAGAGTTACCAAATAGTGTGAAGCCACCAACAGATATGACCAAAAATAACATCCTGGTAGCATATGTTCCGCAGAGGCAGGCAGCCAAGAAGGCCGCGGAACAGCTGAAGAGTGGAGGAGTTAAGAATCCCACAACTGACATGGTGACGGACGAAAAAGAAGTAAAAGATAAGGAAGGCAAACTGAAGTCGCCAGAAAGCAATAAAAAGCAGCCATCGGCATCGAATGAGTCTCATGTTGTTAAGCCAAGAAGGTTGTCCAAGGAGATGATCACTAAAGACACAACAAAGGAATCAGTTCCGACGTCAAGAACAATTGGCACACGAAGATCCAAAGATTCAGTTTCAGATATTGTCAAAGAATCTGAAGGCAAGAGTACAACACAAGTGTCAGTTCCACCTCCAGCTTCATCTTCAGATCCAGATTTAGATTTACCTTCAGTTCCAGATCCAGATTCAGTTCAAGAGCCAGTTCAAAAGGCAGTTCCGATACCAATATCTGTTCCAGAACCGGAAAAAGACCCTGCACCAGCGCATCCGTCATTGGAGGATGAACCTCAAGACAAACAAGCTCCTGAATTACATGAAACGAAACTGGTACCTGAGACTACAACATCTAACGAAAAGCAACGCACTCCAGAGCCAATCCCTTCAGAAATATCAAAACTTACACCGGAAGAAGAAATTGTTCACAGGCCACAAACAATATTATCTCCTTCCTTGACGGAAAAGAACAGGGAACTCTCTGAAAAGGTAGGAAATCGTAGGTCGCCGGTACAAAATGTAAATCTCACATCGACGTCCGAGTCTAGTAGTTCCTCCTCCTCGTCTTGTAGCAGTAGTTCATCTGACGAAAGTGAAATAGAAGAGAGTCGCAAACCACCCACTTCACGAAAACTTTCCAAGGGTAGTATTGGTGAAAAGAGTACGAAAAAATCGTCACAAGACGAACTACCTAAGTCGCCAACACCTTCACCTTCACCTTTACCCGTCAAATCTCCCAGACTCTCAAAGCCGCCGAACACAAGTCAGAGCAGTACGAGTAGTATTAACGGCAGCAGGGATTCTCTtcaaaaagaagaccctcttcCACATCGACTGTCTCCTACGATTCCAACGGAAGAACACCAACCTGATTCAGCGCCAATTGTTTtggacgatgacgatgacgaagaaGATAATTCCAAAGTAAAGTTATCTCCTGAAAAGGATAAAAAGGATGACGTTTTGGCACCTCAGACAATTGAAATCGAAGACGATGAAATCACAAAAACCTCACCCACATCACCTAACCTCGAGGAAGAAATTACTCAAAGGAAAGCCGAATTGGTTTCATCGACGACCATATTCAACAACACAAGCACAACCTCAAGTCTGTCAACAAATCAAAGTAAATCGCATCGCAATTTTGGTTCGTTGGACAAATTACTCAACAAAAAGGAACAAGAACTCATCAGCAACAGCAGTAGTGCTGCGGACGAGAGGAAGTCTAGCATTTCGGCAGGGGAAAGTGCCAGTAATATTGAGTGTGAAACTATAATGGACGAGCTGAAAGAAGCGCCACATGCTCATGAAGACCAAGTGGACGAGGAGAGAATTCCCACACCGTCGATTGAGGAGAAATGCAGTCGGTCAATACGTATAGAAGATCCTGATATTATTGAGCTCGATTCAAACTCTGAACAGAGCCTTAAAATTGACTCGAACGAACCTCAAACGCAAGATGACGAGGAATGTGGGCAAGACAACTCGTCGGAGAAACCCCCACAAACTCCACCTGCGCCTTCGAGTAGTGAGGAATCTCAAAAGATTTTCGAACAATCTCCGGCTACTCCTGCAGCACACCACCACCATCGAACTTCTTCATTCGATCCAACTTCTGAAATTCACTTGCTAGACAATATTCCAGAGCCGGACGATAATGAAGAcgaagaagatgatgatgatgatgccacCGCTGCTCTACCCGACTTCTCCTTTAGTCAAGGACCGGGTATGGATTGTTCAGGGCCCGTTCCTAAAGCAACTCACGAGGCGCACAAAGAGGATGATAGTGCGTTAACCATGAATCTAGTGAAGAAACTCCGTCAATCCCAATCACAGAAACGCAACCACAACAAATGCGATGATGTTCCAACAGATTACGGACCACCTCCAACACCTGCAATACCAACAACATTCCCCTATAACCACCACTCAGATGATATGTTCCAGCAAAAGGAAAATTCTGCTCCCACTAAGCAAATCAAAGACGATAGTGCTCTGCCTGAAGACAAGCCTGCTTCGGATGCACCCGCTATGTCGCAGATTACAAACAATAACAGTTCAAGCCTTATTGTGCCATTTTCCGAAAATGCCATTAATTTTCTGGACAAGTCAATAACCCAACCGTCGTTGGTGCAATTTCCTGCACTACAGTCCTCCAACGATccgcaacagcagcaacaacaacagcagcaacagcaacaacaaacgCACAATATTCTACAAGATTCTGTAACGGTAAACGACGCAGGTTCTATGTTCCTAAGTGACGCAGACATGGTTGATCACAAGAAGAAAACTCCTCAAGCTACGATCAACAACAGTGATTGCTTTAACAAGCTGACTGACTTCAAAGAACCAGACTTTGTTGACCTCCATGTCTCGAAGGAAACTTCCATGGATTTCACTACAAATGCGGAGTCAGTTTACGATGAGAACACCAGAATGCAATCGCCGTACATGAATGCCAGCGATAAGTGGAACGAAAACGACCTTATTCAGACGAGAAGATCGGTCTCCACTTCGCCAAGTTCCATTTCAGAATCAAACGATATTCCGCATCAGATGCTTCCTACCACCAAGTCAAACCAACAGTCGcagcaacaccaacaacaacaacaacaacaacagcaacagcagcaggaTTGTAACATGGTTAACAGTCAGAAAACTCACTTTTCAGGAGCACTTGACTCATTCGGGAGCGCATTAAGTTCTCAATTCAATTCCATTGCCCAACAGAACAATTCCACTCAAAATATGGTAAATGGGATTGATGTCTTGGGATCCTCGTATGACTTTggacagcaacaacaacagcagcatcaGGCCAGTCATTCACAAAACCAATACAATGGTCCAGTGAGTCTGTTCCATGCGCCGCCACCACACGCTAACGTACCCAACCACATGAATCAAATATCCTTCCCAACACCCGGACCGGTGTTGTTTCCCACGGCCGGTCTGGCTGGAAATGTTCCACAGAACCGAGCTTCGCAATCGCAACAGCAATCACACCAACAAAGTTCCTCTATATTCGGAGGAAATCGTCAGAATCACCAACAGGACATATCAGCGTCTTCTTTCATGACCCCAATGTCAAGTGGCAATGGCGGTAGCGGAGGTGGTGCAACATTTACCTCGTCTTCGCACAACCTCGCTCTCACTGCTGCAATAGTTTCGACCTCTGTAGCCACCCTGGATCATAACTCCCCGCAGAATCATCAATTCAATGCTGCGTCTGCACAATTTAATTCTCTACTTGAATTAATGCCCCCTACAACCAATTCGAACAACAAAGAATCACCGTCAAAACGCACATCGGCGAGATTTAgtcaacaacatcagcaacagcaacaacagcaccAGCAACTTcaacaaacacaacaacaacaaacacagCAACACCACCAACCACAGCAACAAGTTCTTCCTCGAAAATCGCCTCAAATGCACAAAAGCCCCGGCAAAAGTCCTCGCCAAATGGAATTGCTAAGCAAGCAATTGGGTCCGAAAAGTGGCAAGTTTGAGGGACAAACAACAGGCCGCCAAAGAAAGAATTCGGCCCGAGGGACAGGAACCGGTCGTGGTCGAGGTCGTGGCCGAGGCAGAGGAGGACGTTTATCGTCGACGACACAAATTGCACCTGCCATTGAATACACAAACACTCATATCGTTAATAATCTTGTTGGTACACCTTACGATTTCAACTACGAGGAAGACATGGCTTCCTCGAATATGGAAAATCTACAATCTCTGCGAGATCGTCGACGTTCGTTCGATTGCCGAGGCAATATGCAGCAAAATACAACTCCCGAACAGCAGAAGTTCTCTAGCCCTACGTACATCTGCAAAATGCGAAACAGTACGCAGACCACCGCATCCAACAACTGTAACAATCGGCAAGGTGACCTCAAAACTCCTTCGGCGAATACAATATCCGCCACAAATAGTGATGTCGCAATGCTGCATAACATTGTGAGACCAGTTCTTCCCGGACCAGTCGATATGCGTACCTACAGTCTTGATTTTGAGGCACAGCATTCATCTGCCAGTCAGGAGGCGTACAACAATAATTTGCTAGGTGCATTTGATTCGGGAACTGCTGATCAAACGCTGCCCGACATTGACGAAGAAGTTGAGAAAGAATTCCAATCGGCTCTTAAGGCGAGTGGAACTGGTATTCGTCTGACTCAAAACAGCCAGCCTTCCAACGCTCCTGAAGTTGTCATGCCCGCGGAACTGCAAACGTCAATGGAGACAACATCAGAAGAGATTTCCATCGACTCCGATACCACGAATACCAAGGTATCACTCTCCGATTCGAGAAACCAGTTGAAGCTTAAAATCAAAGGACCACTAGCATATCCCGACATGTACAATTCAACAAATTTGAGTGTGCAACAGTCATCGGCGCATGTGCCAGTAGCACAGGCAACAATTGGAAGTGGGAGTTCCTCGGTTGGCAGTGGTGGGACCGGCATTCGACGCATGCGGAAAAAGGAATTGCTACAGTATTGGGGACAGAAAGAAACCAATGTGGACGACACTGTTGGCATGACGCAGTctgcagaaaataaaacaagctcCTCAGATGCAATGATCAGTCGTTGTGTTGGCATTCCGAAGGCTGTAGATTCAATGCTGTCGATTCCGACGAAAGAAGATTACAAGAGCTACAACAGTACGGAGACCGTTTCAAAGAGGAAAAAGGGCGGCTCCCGGGAGTTGCGACAACTTGACATGAGCTACGACGTTGCGGAAGGTAATCCTGAACGACGACGCAGTGGCTGTTCGACAGGTAGCAATCTATCGGTGAGCAATGAAACTGGGGTCAAGACGACTGGTAAGCGTCGTGGACGTAGTAAAACACTCGAATCCGAAGAGGAACACACCCCCAAACTGAagattaaaattctaaaaaagtcACCTGTTGGTGGAGCATCAGCTGGAATCAGCGGACCAGGAGCATCCACAAATATGCGCATTGTTTCCTGTCCGCCCAAGAAACGCCACACTTCCAGCTATGTTATTCCTTCATTTGAAATGTTGCGACGAGAGAGCATGAACTATCGAAAGAAAGTGATGGCCGATTTTGGTGAAGATGACGAGGAGAAGCCCACCCAAGTCAGTGCGGAAAAAATCGAAGCACCAGCTCACGTGTCCAAAAAGAAATCCTCCAAACAGAAAAAggaacacaaaaagaaaaagaagcaaGACAAACACATTCAAGTAATTGAAAACAATGCATCCGATGTTGCGCCTAAACTCATTATTCGCTTTGGTAAGCGAAAAATCGAAGAAGACGTTGCCTCGGACATGGGAGATGTGGACAGTGCAAAATTATCAGAGACATCTGCGCCCATCGTACCCATTCGCTTGAAACTTGCCCGAAATTCCGATGGGGGAGGATATGTTATTGGTAATAATCAGAAAAAACGATTATCTGATCCGAATCCAGATCCATCCACAGACAACACTTGCGAAAGTGAGAGATTGTCAGGGGAGTCAAGTCATGCTTCTAAATCAACAAATCAACCAGTTCCTCCGCTAAAACTAAGGACCAATTTTCACAGTGAACAACACGCGGCCGATATTAATGCTGGTTATAGCAACAGTAGTAATAGCAGTAGCACGCCGCCGCCTTCAGCATTACATCCTCATGAATCAGACAGTGCTGCTAAGATGGCTGTTGATGCATCTTTAACAGATCTTTCAAAGGCAACATCAACCGTGACTGCAACCTCTGATACCGACTCAGTCTCGGCCACAGCAACGACGATGGCGGCGGAGACGGGAGTGGGGGCGGGGACGGGGACAGGTACGATGACGGTAACGGAAAATGACTGCAGCTTACTTCCACAAAACAAAGACTGTGAAGTTAGATGA